A section of the Thauera chlorobenzoica genome encodes:
- the rlmB gene encoding 23S rRNA (guanosine(2251)-2'-O)-methyltransferase RlmB has product MAKAPENAPTRLIYGFHAVSAKLRHAPDSVLEIHLCADRKDARVKKFIAQAEAAGARITQSEGDKLDGLVGTRRHQGVVAKVDATRREIKLADVLDGLDENALILVLDGVQDPHNLGACLRVADAAGAHAVVAPKDRAVGLNATAVKVASGAADIVPYVTVTNLARALREMQEAGVWVIGAASEADKTLYDIDQKGPVAWVLGAEGDGLRRLTRDTCDALARIPMHGSVDSLNVSVASGICLFEARRQRA; this is encoded by the coding sequence GTGGCTAAAGCACCCGAGAACGCACCCACCCGCCTGATCTACGGCTTTCATGCCGTCTCCGCCAAGCTGCGTCATGCACCCGATTCGGTGCTGGAAATCCATCTCTGCGCTGACCGCAAGGACGCCCGGGTGAAGAAGTTCATCGCCCAGGCCGAGGCCGCCGGGGCGCGCATCACCCAGAGCGAAGGCGACAAGCTCGACGGCCTGGTCGGCACCCGCCGCCACCAGGGCGTGGTCGCCAAGGTCGACGCCACCCGGCGCGAGATCAAGCTCGCCGACGTGCTCGACGGCCTCGACGAGAACGCCCTGATCCTCGTCCTCGACGGCGTGCAGGACCCGCACAACCTCGGCGCCTGCCTGCGCGTGGCCGATGCCGCCGGCGCGCACGCGGTGGTCGCGCCCAAGGACCGCGCCGTCGGCCTCAACGCCACCGCGGTCAAGGTCGCCAGCGGCGCCGCCGACATCGTGCCCTACGTCACCGTCACCAACCTCGCGCGCGCGCTGCGCGAAATGCAGGAGGCCGGCGTGTGGGTGATCGGTGCCGCCAGCGAGGCCGACAAGACGCTCTACGACATCGACCAGAAGGGGCCGGTCGCCTGGGTGCTCGGCGCCGAAGGCGACGGCCTGCGCCGGCTCACCCGCGACACCTGCGATGCGCTCGCCCGCATCCCGATGCACGGCAGCGTCGACAGCCTGAACGTGTCGGTGGCGAGCGGCATCTGCCTGTTCGAGGCCCGCCGCCAGCGCGCCTGA
- the bluB gene encoding 5,6-dimethylbenzimidazole synthase has protein sequence MSSPAQSIQTNPQFSAEERAAVYRAIHTRRDVRGQFLPDPVPDEVLARVLTAAHHAPSVGFMQPWDFIVVRAPEVKQKVNQAFRLAHAEAELMFEEGKRATYRKLKLEGILEAPINLCVTCDRRRNGPVVVGRTHIAAMDLYSSVCAVQNLWLAARAEGLGVGWVSIFHQQALRDALGIPREIIPVAYLCIGYVSHFYDRPELEAAGWLPRLALGELLHFDRWQGEADAAGTALLARLDDADPARG, from the coding sequence ATGAGCAGCCCTGCACAATCCATCCAGACCAATCCGCAATTCAGCGCCGAGGAACGCGCCGCGGTGTACCGCGCGATCCACACCCGGCGCGACGTGCGCGGCCAGTTCCTGCCCGATCCGGTGCCCGACGAGGTCCTCGCCCGGGTGCTCACCGCCGCCCATCACGCGCCTTCGGTGGGCTTCATGCAGCCGTGGGACTTCATCGTCGTGCGTGCGCCCGAGGTCAAGCAGAAGGTGAACCAGGCCTTTCGCCTCGCCCACGCCGAAGCCGAGCTGATGTTCGAGGAAGGCAAGCGCGCCACCTACCGCAAGCTCAAGCTCGAAGGCATCCTCGAAGCCCCGATCAACCTGTGCGTCACCTGCGACCGCCGCCGCAACGGCCCGGTCGTGGTCGGGCGCACCCACATCGCCGCGATGGACCTCTACAGCTCGGTGTGTGCGGTGCAGAACCTGTGGCTGGCGGCGCGCGCCGAAGGGCTGGGGGTGGGCTGGGTCAGCATCTTCCACCAGCAGGCGCTGCGCGACGCGCTCGGGATCCCGCGCGAGATCATCCCGGTGGCCTACCTGTGCATCGGCTACGTCAGCCACTTCTACGACCGCCCCGAACTCGAGGCCGCCGGCTGGCTGCCGCGCCTGGCGCTCGGCGAGCTGCTCCATTTCGATCGCTGGCAGGGTGAGGCCGACGCCGCCGGCACCGCGCTGCTCGCCCGTCTCGACGACGCCGACCCTGCCCGCGGCTGA
- the nirB gene encoding nitrite reductase large subunit NirB yields MKKLNLVLVGNGMAGVRTLEELLKLAPDLYDITVFGAEPHGNYNRILLSPVLAGEMTLPEIMLNDLAWYREHGITLHAGRTVTKIDRVRRRVIAEAADGSVTEAGYDRLLLATGSTPFIPPIPGNELPGVLGYRDIADTEAMIEAAARYRHAVVIGAGLLGLEAANGLMLRGMDVSVVHLGEWIMERQLDRAAADMLQSSLEAKGMKFLLARHTEALLPARGEGVETPARVGAVRFKDGMEIPADLVVVAAGIRPNYALAEAAGLYCGSGRVRGIHVSDTLQTVTDPRIYAVGECVAHRGVAYGLVAPLFEQGKVCANHLANFGIGQYRGSVTSTKLKVTGIDVFSAGEFAGGPGTEEIVLHDKQGGVYKRVVLRDDRIVGSVLYGDTADGSWYFQLMKDGQDIHAIRDQLMFGHSFGSTQLGDTGHKGENRAASMPDSAEVCGCNGVCKGTIVKAIKEKGLFTLDEVKQHTKAASSCGSCTGLVEQILASTVGGAYQAVSAHDKAVCACTELSHGQVRRAIREHKLLTIADATAFMEWKTPDGCATCRPALNYYLVSTWPHEAKDDPQSRFINERAHANIQKDGTFSVVPRMLGGITTPDELRRIADVAEKYRIPTVKVTGGQRIDLLGVRREDLPKVWKDLGMASGHAYGKSIRTVKTCVGAEHCRFGTQRSMAMGVDLEKMLFGMWSPHKVKLAVSGCPRNCAEAGIKDIGVIGVDSGWELYVAGNGGIKTEVAQFLCKVATPEEVMEYSAAFLQLYREEGFYLERTVHYVHRVGLEHVKKRVVEDAENRRALHQRLLYAVQDYADPWAARAADDAEAALKTPFETLHA; encoded by the coding sequence ATGAAAAAGCTCAACCTCGTCCTCGTCGGCAATGGCATGGCCGGCGTGCGCACCCTCGAAGAGCTGCTCAAGCTCGCGCCCGACCTGTACGACATCACCGTGTTCGGCGCCGAACCGCACGGCAACTACAACCGCATCCTGCTGTCGCCGGTGCTCGCCGGCGAGATGACCCTGCCCGAGATCATGCTCAACGACCTGGCCTGGTACCGCGAGCACGGCATCACCCTGCATGCGGGCAGGACGGTGACGAAAATCGACCGTGTGCGCCGCCGTGTCATCGCCGAGGCCGCCGACGGCAGCGTCACCGAGGCCGGCTACGACCGCCTGCTGCTGGCCACCGGCTCCACCCCCTTCATTCCGCCGATCCCCGGCAACGAGCTGCCCGGGGTGCTCGGCTACCGCGACATCGCCGACACCGAGGCGATGATCGAGGCCGCCGCCAGGTACCGTCACGCGGTGGTGATCGGCGCCGGGCTGCTCGGCCTCGAAGCGGCCAACGGCCTCATGCTGCGCGGCATGGATGTCTCCGTGGTGCACCTCGGCGAGTGGATCATGGAGCGCCAGCTCGACCGTGCCGCAGCCGACATGCTGCAGTCCTCGCTCGAAGCGAAGGGCATGAAGTTCCTCCTCGCCCGCCACACCGAGGCGCTGCTCCCTGCCCGCGGCGAGGGCGTGGAGACCCCCGCGCGCGTCGGCGCGGTGCGCTTCAAGGACGGCATGGAGATTCCCGCCGACCTGGTGGTGGTCGCGGCCGGCATCCGCCCCAACTACGCCCTCGCCGAAGCGGCCGGGCTGTACTGCGGCAGCGGGCGGGTGCGCGGGATCCACGTCTCGGACACGCTGCAGACCGTCACCGACCCGCGCATCTACGCGGTCGGCGAATGCGTCGCCCACCGCGGCGTGGCCTACGGCCTGGTGGCGCCGCTGTTCGAGCAGGGCAAGGTGTGCGCCAACCACCTCGCCAATTTCGGCATCGGCCAGTACCGCGGCTCGGTGACCTCGACCAAGCTCAAGGTCACCGGCATCGACGTGTTTTCCGCCGGCGAGTTCGCCGGCGGCCCGGGCACCGAGGAGATCGTGCTCCACGACAAGCAGGGCGGGGTGTACAAGCGCGTCGTGCTCAGGGACGACCGCATCGTCGGTTCGGTGCTGTACGGCGATACCGCCGACGGCTCGTGGTACTTCCAGCTGATGAAGGACGGCCAGGACATCCATGCCATTCGCGACCAGCTGATGTTCGGCCACTCATTTGGCAGCACTCAGCTCGGCGACACCGGGCACAAGGGCGAGAACCGCGCCGCGAGCATGCCCGACAGCGCCGAGGTGTGCGGCTGCAACGGCGTGTGCAAGGGCACGATCGTCAAGGCGATCAAGGAAAAGGGCCTGTTCACCCTCGACGAGGTCAAGCAGCACACCAAGGCGGCATCGAGCTGCGGTTCGTGCACCGGCCTGGTCGAGCAGATCCTCGCCTCCACCGTCGGCGGCGCCTACCAGGCGGTCAGTGCGCACGACAAGGCGGTGTGCGCCTGCACCGAGCTGTCGCACGGCCAGGTGCGGCGCGCGATCCGCGAGCACAAGCTGCTGACGATTGCGGACGCGACCGCCTTCATGGAGTGGAAGACGCCCGACGGCTGTGCGACCTGCCGCCCGGCGCTCAACTACTACCTGGTGTCGACCTGGCCGCATGAGGCCAAGGACGATCCGCAGAGCCGCTTCATCAACGAGCGCGCCCACGCCAACATCCAGAAGGACGGCACCTTCTCGGTGGTGCCGCGCATGCTCGGCGGCATCACCACCCCCGACGAGCTGCGCCGCATCGCCGACGTCGCCGAAAAGTACCGGATTCCGACGGTGAAGGTGACCGGCGGCCAGCGCATCGACCTGCTCGGGGTCAGGCGCGAGGACCTGCCCAAGGTGTGGAAGGATCTCGGCATGGCTTCCGGCCACGCCTACGGCAAGAGCATCCGCACGGTGAAGACCTGCGTCGGTGCCGAGCACTGCCGTTTCGGCACCCAGCGCTCGATGGCGATGGGCGTCGACCTGGAGAAGATGCTGTTCGGCATGTGGAGCCCGCACAAGGTCAAGCTCGCGGTCTCCGGCTGCCCACGCAACTGCGCCGAGGCCGGGATCAAGGACATCGGCGTGATCGGGGTCGATTCCGGCTGGGAGCTGTATGTCGCCGGCAACGGCGGGATCAAGACCGAAGTCGCCCAGTTCCTGTGCAAGGTCGCCACGCCCGAAGAGGTCATGGAGTATTCGGCGGCCTTCCTCCAGCTCTACCGTGAGGAGGGCTTCTATCTCGAGCGCACCGTGCACTACGTGCACCGCGTGGGCCTCGAGCATGTCAAAAAGCGCGTCGTCGAGGACGCCGAAAACCGCCGTGCGCTGCATCAGCGCCTGCTGTACGCGGTGCAGGACTACGCCGATCCGTGGGCCGCGCGCGCCGCCGACGACGCCGAGGCCGCGCTGAAGACCCCGTTCGAAACCCTCCACGCCTGA
- the nirD gene encoding nitrite reductase small subunit NirD, which translates to MTLDTPLDTPRAAATEGEWKAICALTDIPRLGARVVASRHGDIAIFRTAADEVFAIHDKCPHKGGPLSQGIVHGREVTCPLHGWKLALDSGEALAPDVGCSKPFAVKLVAGQVLLRS; encoded by the coding sequence ATGACGCTCGACACCCCCCTGGACACGCCGCGCGCCGCCGCCACCGAAGGCGAATGGAAGGCGATCTGCGCGCTCACCGACATCCCGCGCCTGGGCGCCCGCGTGGTCGCCTCCCGTCACGGCGACATCGCCATCTTCCGTACCGCCGCGGACGAAGTCTTCGCCATCCACGACAAGTGCCCGCACAAGGGCGGGCCGCTGTCGCAGGGCATCGTCCACGGCCGCGAAGTCACCTGCCCGCTGCACGGCTGGAAGCTCGCCCTCGACAGCGGCGAAGCGCTCGCGCCCGACGTCGGCTGCAGCAAGCCCTTCGCGGTGAAATTGGTCGCGGGGCAGGTCCTGCTCAGGAGCTGA
- a CDS encoding nitrate/nitrite transporter codes for MDRKAFLHAGHPPTLLAAFLYFDLAFMVWVLLGPLGVQIAADLGLDHAQKGFMVALPVLAGAILRFVMGVLVDHLGPKRSGAVGQLIVIGALAAAWWFGITSYHQVLLLGFFLGFAGASFAVALPLASRWYPPEHQGTALGIAGAGNSGTALAALFAPGLALAFGWNNVFGLALIPLVLVFVFYLVVARDAPECPPPKPLADYFKVLKDRDAWWFMFFYAVTFGGFVGLASSLTIYFNTQYGLDAKTAGYFTAACVFAGSVVRPIGGAVADRIGGIRTLSAMYLIAATFLALVSFAPAAAWMALAGFVAAMLALGMGNGAVFQLVPQRFRREIGVMTGLVGMAGGIGGFYLASSLGYARQASGSYQAGFLVFAALAVFALLGLTLVKARWRTTWGAAHLTSARI; via the coding sequence ATGGACCGAAAAGCCTTCCTCCACGCCGGCCACCCGCCCACCCTGCTGGCGGCCTTCCTCTACTTCGATCTGGCCTTCATGGTGTGGGTGCTGCTCGGCCCGCTCGGGGTGCAGATCGCCGCCGACCTCGGCCTCGACCACGCGCAAAAAGGCTTCATGGTGGCGCTGCCGGTGCTCGCCGGCGCGATCCTGCGTTTCGTCATGGGGGTGCTGGTCGATCACCTCGGGCCCAAGCGCAGCGGCGCCGTCGGCCAGCTGATCGTCATCGGCGCGCTCGCCGCGGCGTGGTGGTTCGGGATCACGAGCTACCACCAGGTGCTGCTGCTGGGCTTCTTCCTCGGCTTTGCCGGCGCCTCGTTCGCGGTCGCCCTGCCGCTCGCCTCGCGCTGGTATCCGCCGGAGCACCAGGGCACCGCGCTGGGCATCGCCGGTGCGGGCAACTCCGGCACCGCGCTCGCCGCGCTGTTCGCCCCCGGGCTGGCGCTTGCCTTCGGCTGGAACAACGTCTTCGGCCTGGCGCTGATTCCGCTGGTGCTGGTGTTCGTGTTCTACCTCGTGGTCGCCCGCGATGCCCCCGAGTGCCCGCCGCCGAAGCCGCTCGCCGACTATTTCAAGGTGCTCAAGGACCGCGACGCGTGGTGGTTCATGTTCTTCTACGCGGTCACCTTCGGCGGCTTCGTCGGTCTCGCCTCCTCGCTGACGATCTACTTCAACACCCAATACGGGCTGGACGCGAAGACCGCGGGCTACTTCACCGCGGCCTGCGTGTTCGCCGGCTCGGTGGTACGCCCGATCGGCGGCGCGGTGGCCGACCGCATCGGTGGTATCCGTACCCTGAGCGCGATGTACCTGATCGCCGCGACCTTCCTCGCCCTGGTCAGCTTCGCGCCGGCGGCGGCGTGGATGGCGCTCGCCGGCTTCGTCGCCGCGATGCTGGCGCTGGGCATGGGCAATGGCGCGGTGTTCCAGCTCGTGCCGCAGCGCTTCCGGCGCGAGATCGGGGTGATGACCGGGCTGGTCGGCATGGCCGGCGGCATCGGCGGCTTCTACCTGGCGTCCTCGCTCGGCTACGCCCGCCAGGCGAGCGGCAGCTACCAGGCCGGCTTCCTGGTCTTCGCCGCGCTCGCCGTGTTCGCGCTGCTCGGGCTGACCCTGGTGAAGGCACGCTGGCGCACCACCTGGGGCGCTGCGCACCTGACGTCGGCAAGGATCTGA
- a CDS encoding bifunctional protein-serine/threonine kinase/phosphatase has protein sequence MPEVRLGHATHAGPRPHNEDFVAAAAPEGAEREHKGVLLAIADGVGGHAHGREAAEYTVRGLLADYFSTPDTWSVEKSLAAVLAAANRWLLAQAARTAEYAGMATTLTALVLRGRRFHLAHVGDARAYLWRDQTLLRLTEDHTWPHPELSNVLRRALGLEKHLLVDFDDGELAAGDRFVLVTDGVWNALGDGGIVAVLRRVGDPQAVADALVAEALRAATSDNASALVAEVAALPAASLRDRFADGRRRALPPRLKAGEVIDGLRVESLLHASRLSLLYRVRREADDALLVLKTLLPEFDRDEEARRALVHEEWLARRAPEQGFPQVVDHAARAHLYYLMRWHAGETLQAALARGHRYRVAEVVDLGCTLLRHLGALHRLGIVHRDLKPDNLHVDRDGRLRLLDLGVAAADGEELCETGTPGTPSYMAPELFAGQVADEASDLYACGVVLYELLTRHYPYGEIEPFQHPRFGDPLLPTRYRPDTPAWLEAVLLKACARAPGQRFETAGEFRLALERGAQHPLATPRRTPLVARNPGLALKLLLVASLLLDIVLLYLLSRA, from the coding sequence ATGCCCGAGGTCCGCCTTGGCCACGCCACCCACGCCGGGCCGCGGCCGCACAACGAGGATTTCGTTGCCGCGGCGGCACCCGAGGGGGCCGAGCGCGAGCACAAGGGCGTGCTGCTGGCGATCGCCGACGGTGTCGGCGGCCATGCCCACGGCCGCGAGGCCGCGGAATACACCGTGCGCGGCCTGCTCGCCGACTACTTTTCCACCCCCGACACCTGGAGCGTGGAGAAGTCGCTCGCCGCCGTGCTCGCCGCCGCCAACCGCTGGCTGCTGGCGCAGGCGGCGCGCACCGCCGAATATGCCGGAATGGCGACCACGCTCACCGCGCTGGTGCTGCGCGGGCGGCGTTTCCACCTCGCCCACGTCGGCGATGCGCGCGCCTACCTGTGGCGCGACCAGACCCTGCTGCGCCTGACCGAAGACCACACCTGGCCGCACCCCGAGCTGAGCAACGTGCTGCGCCGCGCGCTCGGCCTGGAGAAGCACCTGCTGGTCGACTTCGACGACGGCGAGCTGGCCGCCGGCGACCGCTTCGTGCTCGTCACCGACGGGGTGTGGAATGCGCTCGGCGACGGCGGAATCGTGGCCGTGCTGCGGCGCGTTGGCGACCCCCAGGCGGTGGCCGATGCGCTGGTCGCGGAGGCGCTGCGCGCCGCCACCAGCGACAACGCCAGCGCGCTGGTGGCGGAGGTCGCCGCGCTGCCCGCGGCCAGCCTGCGCGACCGCTTCGCCGATGGCCGCCGCCGGGCGCTGCCGCCACGGCTGAAAGCGGGCGAGGTAATCGATGGCCTGCGGGTCGAGTCCCTGCTCCACGCCTCGCGCCTGAGCCTGCTCTACCGCGTGCGCCGGGAGGCGGATGACGCGCTGCTGGTACTGAAGACCCTGCTGCCCGAGTTCGACCGCGACGAGGAGGCTCGCCGCGCCCTGGTGCACGAGGAGTGGCTGGCGCGGCGGGCGCCGGAGCAGGGCTTTCCGCAGGTCGTGGACCATGCCGCGCGCGCACACCTGTATTACCTGATGCGCTGGCACGCGGGCGAGACGCTGCAGGCGGCGCTGGCGCGTGGCCACCGTTACCGGGTGGCGGAAGTGGTCGATCTCGGCTGCACCCTGTTGCGCCATCTTGGTGCGCTGCACCGCCTCGGCATCGTGCATCGCGACCTCAAGCCCGACAACCTGCACGTGGACCGTGACGGCCGGCTGCGCCTGCTCGATCTGGGGGTAGCCGCCGCCGACGGCGAGGAACTGTGCGAGACCGGCACCCCCGGCACGCCGTCCTACATGGCGCCGGAGCTGTTCGCCGGGCAGGTCGCGGACGAGGCTTCCGACCTCTATGCCTGCGGCGTCGTGCTCTACGAACTGCTGACACGGCACTACCCCTACGGCGAGATCGAGCCCTTCCAGCATCCGCGCTTCGGCGATCCGCTGCTGCCCACCCGTTACCGTCCGGACACGCCGGCCTGGCTCGAGGCGGTGCTGCTGAAAGCCTGCGCGCGCGCGCCGGGGCAGCGCTTCGAGACCGCCGGGGAGTTCCGCCTGGCGCTCGAGCGCGGTGCCCAGCACCCGCTCGCGACCCCGCGGCGGACGCCGCTGGTGGCGCGCAATCCCGGACTGGCATTGAAACTGCTTCTAGTGGCTTCGCTGCTGCTCGACATCGTCTTGCTCTACCTGTTGAGCCGCGCATGA
- a CDS encoding nitrate reductase: MTPANPETSGRDAVADTPALAPPRHETRATCAYCGVGCGVMIEHDGTRITAVRGDPAHPANFGQLCTKGASLHLSAGLDTRLLYPEYRATRTEPRRRIRWDAAIDAAARRFAGIIAAHGPDAVAFYISGQLLTEDYYVFNKAMKGLIGSNNIDTNSRLCMSSAVAAYKATLGADAPPCCYEDFDHADTILIAGANPSYAHPVAFRRIEEAKARRPQMRLIVVDPRRTDTAAAADLHLAVLPGTDIRLFEAMLHVLLREGMLDEAWIAAHTEGFEALRAHVAELSPAVAAEVCGVGADDIVTAARWWGQAPAALSLWCQGLNQSIHGTDNGTALIALSLATGKIGRPGCGPFSLTGQPNAMGGREVGGLANLLPAHRDLANPAHRAEVARLWGIDRVPDTPGLSAVELFEAVRAGKVKAVWIACTNPAQSLPEQARVREALAACEFVVLQEAFRSTETAPFADLMLPATTWGEKDGTVTNSERRISRVRPALPAPGEARADWRIARDFARALGPRIGKPQAARLFAYERAEEVFAEHAATTAGRDLDITGLSYALLDAAGPQQWPFPAGARVEEDAARVRLYADGCFPTANGRARFVVPGRALTAEKIDARYPLHLTTGRLRDQWHGMSRSGKVARLYGHVDEARIELHADDLAVRGLHDGELVRVASRRGELVLRAVVSPDMRKGQAFVAMHWGRKVLGSAGVNLLLGADLDPLSKQPELKHAAIRIDKAVLPFRALLMRAERPGRTAAEDAEALSPWLERFAYASLALAGREHPAVVMRIAHDRPIPPAWLGELDALLGLGSDDALSYADVRRGISKRVLIEGDRLVGLRLVGESAAAAWLSELIVERRPAAELRRWLLAPLAAPPAQAKLRGRIVCNCLDVAEADIAAAIAGGDDFQALQQKLRCGSSCGSCVAEIRRMLRASGR, from the coding sequence ATGACCCCAGCAAACCCGGAGACATCCGGCCGCGACGCCGTTGCGGACACGCCGGCGCTTGCGCCGCCGCGCCATGAAACCCGTGCCACCTGTGCCTACTGCGGGGTGGGCTGTGGCGTGATGATCGAGCACGACGGCACACGCATCACCGCGGTGCGCGGCGATCCCGCGCATCCTGCCAACTTCGGCCAGCTGTGCACCAAGGGCGCGAGCCTGCATCTGAGCGCCGGCCTCGACACCCGCCTGCTGTACCCGGAGTACCGCGCCACGCGCACCGAGCCGCGCCGGCGCATCCGCTGGGACGCGGCGATCGATGCCGCCGCCCGGCGCTTCGCCGGGATCATCGCCGCCCACGGCCCGGATGCGGTCGCGTTCTACATCTCCGGCCAGCTCCTCACCGAGGACTACTACGTCTTCAACAAGGCGATGAAAGGGCTGATCGGCAGCAACAACATCGACACCAACTCGCGCCTGTGCATGTCGAGCGCGGTCGCCGCCTACAAGGCCACCCTGGGTGCGGATGCGCCGCCGTGCTGCTACGAGGACTTCGACCATGCCGACACCATCCTGATCGCCGGCGCCAACCCGTCCTATGCCCACCCGGTGGCCTTTCGCCGCATCGAGGAAGCGAAGGCGCGGCGCCCGCAGATGAGGCTGATCGTCGTCGACCCGCGCCGCACCGACACCGCGGCGGCGGCCGACCTGCACCTGGCGGTGCTGCCCGGCACCGACATCCGGCTGTTCGAGGCGATGCTCCATGTGCTGCTGCGGGAGGGCATGCTCGATGAGGCCTGGATCGCCGCCCATACCGAGGGCTTCGAAGCCTTGCGCGCCCATGTGGCCGAGCTCAGCCCCGCGGTCGCCGCCGAAGTGTGCGGCGTCGGGGCGGACGACATCGTCACCGCGGCGCGCTGGTGGGGGCAGGCGCCGGCGGCGCTGTCGCTGTGGTGTCAGGGGTTGAACCAGTCGATCCACGGCACCGACAATGGCACGGCGCTGATCGCACTGTCGCTCGCCACCGGCAAGATCGGCCGTCCGGGCTGCGGCCCGTTCTCGCTCACCGGCCAGCCCAACGCGATGGGCGGGCGCGAAGTCGGCGGCCTGGCCAACCTGCTGCCGGCCCACCGCGACCTCGCCAACCCCGCGCACCGCGCCGAAGTGGCGCGCCTGTGGGGCATCGACCGCGTGCCCGACACGCCCGGCCTGAGCGCGGTGGAACTGTTCGAGGCGGTGCGGGCGGGCAAGGTGAAGGCGGTGTGGATCGCGTGCACCAACCCGGCGCAGTCGCTGCCGGAGCAGGCGCGGGTGCGCGAGGCGCTCGCCGCCTGCGAGTTCGTCGTCCTCCAGGAGGCGTTCCGCAGCACCGAGACCGCCCCGTTCGCCGACCTGATGCTGCCGGCGACGACCTGGGGCGAGAAGGACGGCACGGTGACCAACTCCGAGCGCCGCATCAGCCGCGTGCGCCCGGCGCTGCCGGCGCCGGGCGAGGCGCGCGCCGACTGGCGCATCGCGCGCGACTTCGCGCGCGCGCTCGGGCCGCGCATCGGCAAGCCGCAGGCCGCGCGCCTGTTCGCCTACGAGCGTGCGGAAGAAGTCTTCGCCGAACATGCCGCCACCACCGCCGGGCGCGATCTTGACATCACCGGCCTGAGCTACGCCCTGCTCGATGCCGCGGGGCCGCAGCAATGGCCGTTTCCGGCCGGAGCGCGGGTCGAGGAGGACGCCGCGCGCGTGCGCCTGTACGCCGACGGCTGCTTTCCCACGGCGAACGGCCGCGCCCGCTTCGTCGTCCCCGGCCGCGCGCTGACCGCGGAAAAGATCGATGCGCGCTATCCGCTGCACCTGACCACCGGGCGCCTGCGCGACCAGTGGCACGGCATGAGCCGCAGCGGCAAGGTTGCCCGCCTGTACGGCCATGTCGACGAGGCCCGCATCGAGCTCCATGCCGACGACCTTGCGGTGCGCGGGCTGCACGACGGCGAACTGGTCCGGGTCGCCAGCCGCCGCGGCGAGCTGGTGCTGCGCGCGGTGGTCTCGCCCGACATGCGCAAGGGCCAGGCCTTTGTCGCCATGCACTGGGGACGCAAGGTGCTCGGCTCGGCCGGCGTCAACCTGCTCCTCGGTGCCGATCTCGATCCATTGTCGAAACAGCCCGAGCTCAAGCATGCGGCGATCCGCATCGACAAGGCGGTGCTGCCGTTCCGGGCGCTGCTGATGCGTGCCGAGCGCCCCGGGCGCACCGCGGCGGAGGACGCCGAGGCGCTGTCGCCGTGGCTGGAGCGCTTCGCCTACGCCTCGCTCGCGCTCGCCGGGCGCGAGCATCCGGCGGTGGTGATGCGCATCGCCCACGACCGGCCGATTCCGCCCGCCTGGCTTGGCGAACTGGATGCGCTGCTCGGGCTCGGGAGCGATGACGCCCTGTCCTATGCCGATGTCCGGCGCGGCATCAGCAAACGTGTGCTGATCGAGGGCGACCGCCTGGTCGGGCTGCGTCTGGTGGGCGAGAGCGCTGCCGCTGCGTGGCTGAGTGAGCTGATCGTCGAGCGCCGGCCCGCCGCCGAGCTGCGGCGCTGGCTGCTGGCGCCGCTGGCAGCACCGCCAGCGCAGGCGAAGCTGCGCGGGCG